In Trichoderma asperellum chromosome 1, complete sequence, a single window of DNA contains:
- a CDS encoding uncharacterized protein (EggNog:ENOG41), producing the protein MTQKREFGAVISKGRKKNHEFTTIQRAAMCAKISEGKSYRAVALEFNTSASTAYAIFKRWKNNETFDSKPRKGRPKKPTLTEASSAGKDRERAEGDDE; encoded by the coding sequence ATGACACAAAAACGCGAATTCGGTGCCGTTATTAGCAAAGGTCGTAAGAAAAACCATGAGTTTACCACCATACAAAGAGCTGCAATGTGCGCCAAGATATCAGAGGGAAAATCTTACCGCGCTGTCGCGCTCGAATTCAACACATCTGCTTCGACTGCATATGCTATTTTCAAACGGTGGAAAAACAACGAAACTTTTGATTCAAAGCCAAGAAAAGGCCGCCCGAAGAAGCCCACCCTGACCGAAGCCAGCAGCGCAGGCAAAGACCGCGAGAGAGCAGAGGGCGATGATGAATGA
- a CDS encoding uncharacterized protein (EggNog:ENOG41): MVIFDLVNGMADFLIASAINIFVAASSTATVDAVLRVTQHSLEALTQSLGGAALIFRGIFTNRENRTTLDFILDNFVALISFLYDLVRPANVIPGQVIGNGAGNTFATEFPPGRQNPYNELDLDRAENRHAVVYQIQRLLMCLANIIRLGRAQNSGNTLDTVEMNVKLQSDFDQSGNPPQPTHVSECEESPHGEKWFFINGIANERVWFEGSCDKICNIFQREVVGIFNRSDSLLWDLVECCGERGAAGPNPLLQQTRSSMAAQDAIKEELERALQDNKLQKVVVIAHSQGCLLLRLALIDLVTQGLLVDNMQQKLRVFTFGNPSIDWRVGRTDLVRNDLLSSFSRVTEHYAHQLDFVARLGIVTHQTDPGSGYENNSVFYSNNGRGHLFGAHYPLGATAYQNGGNSVLLRAVNGGDMD, translated from the coding sequence ATGGTAATATTCGACTTAGTTAACGGTATGGCCGACTTCCTAATCGCAAGTGCCATAAACATTTTCGTGGCCGCGAGCAGTACGGCAACCGTCGACGCAGTCTTGCGAGTAACACAACACTCCCTGGAGGCATTGACGCAAAGTCTGGGCGGGGCAGCCCTCATCTTCAGAGGCATCTTCACAAACCGCGAGAATAGAACCACCCTAGACTTTATTCTAGACAATTTTGTCGCATTAATATCGTTCTTATACGACCTGGTCAGGCCAGCAAACGTCATACCAGGACAGGTAATTGGCAATGGTGCAGGAAACACTTTCGCCACAGAGTTCCCTCCAGGTCGGCAAAATCCGTATAATGAACTAGACCTTGACAGGGCAGAGAACCGGCATGCCGTCGTCTACCAGATACAGCGATTATTGATGTGCCTTGCTAATATCATCAGACTAGGAAGGGCACAGAATTCAGGAAACACTCTTGATACAGTCGAAATGAACGTGAAGCTGCAAAGCGACTTTGACCAGTCGGGCAATCCTCCCCAACCAACCCATGTCTCTGAGTGCGAGGAATCCCCTCATGGCGAGAAATGGTTCTTCATAAACGGCATTGCCAACGAGCGTGTCTGGTTCGAGGGCTCCTGTGATAAGATCTGCAACATTTTCCAGAGAGAAGTCGTCGGCATCTTCAACAGGAGCGACAGTCTCCTCTGGGATTTAGTTGAATGTTGTGGCGAGCGCGGTGCAGCCGGGCCAAATCCACTCCTACAACAGACAAGAAGCAGTATGGCTGCACAGGATGCCATCAAGGAAGAGCTCGAAAGAGCCCTACAGGATAACAAGCTTCAAAAGGTGGTCGTCATTGCGCATTCCCAAGGCTGCCTACTCCTACGGCTCGCACTGATAGACCTGGTCACTCAGGGGCTTCTGGTTGATAACATGCAACAGAAGCTGAGGGTGTTTACATTTGGAAACCCGAGCATTGACTGGAGGGTAGGCCGTACCGACCTTGTCCGGAATGATTTactgagcagcttctcgagaGTCACCGAGCATTACGCGCACCAGCTAGATTTTGTCGCAAGGCTGGGGATCGTAACACACCAGACTGACCCTGGATCCGGTTATGAGAACAACTCGGTGTTTTACAGCAACAATGGAAGAGGACATTTGTTTGGTGCGCATTACCCTCTTGGTGCAACTGCATATCAGAATGGGGGAAATTCTGTGTTGCTCAGAGCAGTGAATGGAGGTGATATGGATTGA